One stretch of Schlesneria sp. DSM 10557 DNA includes these proteins:
- a CDS encoding IlvD/Edd family dehydratase: MKYRSAQWFGGREELAFQNRSALRAMGLNPDDYLGKPVIGLANSWSELNNCNGNLRDVADAVKRGVLLEGGLPLEFPTISLGEEFMKPSAMLYRNLMAMDVEETLRANPIDGVVLLCNCDKTTPAQLMAAASADLPAIQINGGPRAIGHWRGNSVGSGTDLWKYSDDRRAGRLSLEEWHEIEASYGCGVGACNTMGTASTMTSLSEALGMMLPGTASIPATDARRLQAATATGRRIVQLVREDLRPSRILTPKAFDNAIRTLLALGGSTNAIVHLIAMAGRRGIRLPLERFDELSKSTPFLVNLMPSGSHLMDAFDSAGGVSAVLAEIRSLLHLDEMTVCGRTLGENIARSRSFDRKVIVSAEQPLLSGGSLAVLKGNLAPNGAIIKASAASPHLLKHVGPALVFRDYEDMLNRIDGPDLPVTGDSVLVLQNAGPKGVPGFPEWGSIPVPSKLLQAGIADLVRISDSRMSGTAFGTVVLHVTPEAAVGGNLALVQDGDLIQLDVAGRSLELLVDATELERRRAAWKAPTSRHLRGYPKLYIDHVLQADEGCDFDFLRPESEAALEFIHPLVGRS, encoded by the coding sequence ATGAAATATAGAAGCGCTCAGTGGTTTGGTGGACGCGAGGAACTGGCATTTCAAAACCGATCTGCTCTGCGAGCCATGGGTCTCAACCCGGACGATTATCTCGGCAAACCGGTGATCGGTCTCGCCAACAGCTGGAGTGAGCTGAACAACTGCAACGGCAACCTGCGTGACGTGGCCGATGCGGTAAAAAGGGGCGTGCTGCTGGAAGGGGGATTGCCGCTGGAGTTTCCCACGATTTCTCTGGGTGAGGAATTCATGAAGCCATCGGCGATGCTCTATCGCAACCTGATGGCCATGGACGTCGAAGAAACCTTGCGCGCCAACCCCATTGACGGTGTCGTGCTGCTCTGCAATTGTGACAAGACCACTCCCGCCCAGTTGATGGCCGCCGCCAGTGCCGACCTCCCCGCAATTCAGATCAATGGTGGGCCGCGAGCGATTGGTCATTGGCGAGGCAACTCCGTTGGTTCGGGGACGGACCTGTGGAAGTATTCGGACGACCGGCGAGCGGGACGGCTGTCTCTGGAGGAATGGCACGAGATCGAAGCCAGCTACGGCTGCGGTGTCGGGGCCTGCAATACGATGGGGACGGCGTCCACGATGACATCCCTGTCCGAAGCCCTGGGAATGATGTTGCCCGGCACGGCCTCGATCCCCGCGACCGACGCGCGACGACTTCAGGCAGCGACGGCAACAGGGCGCCGGATCGTGCAACTCGTCCGCGAAGACCTGCGTCCATCGCGCATTCTGACACCAAAGGCCTTTGACAATGCGATCCGGACACTGCTCGCTCTGGGTGGATCGACAAATGCGATCGTCCACCTGATCGCGATGGCAGGACGTCGCGGAATTCGACTGCCGCTGGAACGATTCGACGAACTCTCGAAGTCGACCCCGTTCCTGGTCAACCTGATGCCATCGGGAAGCCACCTGATGGACGCCTTCGATTCGGCGGGTGGGGTCTCGGCCGTGCTTGCGGAAATCCGTTCCCTGTTGCATCTCGATGAAATGACCGTCTGCGGCCGAACGCTGGGAGAAAACATTGCCCGTTCCCGCAGTTTCGATCGCAAGGTGATTGTTTCCGCAGAGCAGCCCCTCCTTTCCGGCGGATCTCTCGCGGTGTTGAAGGGCAACCTCGCCCCCAACGGAGCCATCATCAAGGCCTCTGCCGCCTCGCCGCATCTTCTGAAACATGTCGGCCCTGCACTCGTCTTCCGTGATTACGAAGACATGCTCAACCGGATCGATGGTCCTGACCTGCCGGTGACGGGTGACAGTGTGCTGGTACTCCAGAACGCAGGTCCGAAAGGAGTCCCCGGATTCCCGGAGTGGGGTTCGATTCCTGTCCCCAGCAAGCTGCTGCAGGCGGGCATCGCCGATCTCGTCCGGATCAGCGATTCTCGCATGAGTGGCACTGCGTTTGGAACCGTCGTGCTGCATGTCACGCCCGAAGCGGCTGTGGGAGGAAATCTGGCACTCGTCCAAGATGGTGATCTGATCCAGCTCGATGTCGCCGGACGGAGCCTGGAACTGCTTGTCGATGCCACGGAGCTCGAACGGCGACGAGCCGCCTGGAAAGCCCCCACGTCCAGGCATCTGCGAGGCTACCCCAAACTGTATATTGACCACGTTCTCCAGGCGGATGAAGGATGTGACTTCGACTTCCTGCGTCCCGAATCCGAAGCGGCCCTGGAGTTCATTCACCCTCTTGTCGGCCGGTCCTGA
- a CDS encoding FKBP-type peptidyl-prolyl cis-trans isomerase: MKQDWTEKLLSWWQGRTGPRAARRSHSRGPSYGAASGALISHLEVLESRRLLTNLIHVTVEDGAIRLVDQAGRSAQDGDAFQITFTATQVTLTGTNGTQFEVAGQKVSTYTAAITQPVSISMHLHSRGNTVSVTGDGTASLKSLSVNFGHARGDNSLNLTKVIADSISIRGGRGNDSVNIVQSTVRNNLSAELGFRSGDLLDLDRSTVEGNVRDTVSQLVIDHSTISGSLNSRQFGRNSSFKTIASTYDGAVTLRMGGDSVIGMYGSPEGPNRFNSSQTVIGLRRYQTTIYQATNSVVNAESPRLRNVNVTQLSATFTPPTVTPLAAATNTPIITGTYDSVKSPVLTVAVNGKTYKLGTDSQLTSPSAGKWSLNLSGAPLTARTTTVTATSYDVNGNKLSGTGTVTNEQFIIDSYLTANNLTATRTATGLTYVITTAGGGEVPSNGQTVKATYTGYVLNSDGTQGTQFDSNTTTGFSFVLGAGTVVKGWDEAFKRLPVGTSARLLIPSSLAYGTGSRTNIPANSILIFDVTLVSAV; encoded by the coding sequence ATGAAGCAAGACTGGACGGAAAAGCTGTTGAGTTGGTGGCAAGGCCGGACAGGTCCTCGAGCGGCGCGTCGGTCTCATTCCCGCGGGCCCTCATACGGAGCCGCCTCCGGGGCACTCATCTCTCACCTCGAAGTGCTGGAATCACGTCGTCTGCTGACAAACCTGATTCATGTCACGGTCGAAGACGGAGCAATCAGGCTGGTGGATCAGGCGGGACGGTCTGCCCAGGATGGGGATGCCTTCCAGATCACCTTCACCGCAACTCAGGTGACGCTGACCGGGACGAACGGGACGCAGTTTGAGGTGGCTGGTCAGAAGGTCTCCACCTACACGGCGGCCATTACCCAGCCGGTTTCGATTTCGATGCACCTGCATTCCCGTGGCAATACGGTCTCTGTGACAGGGGACGGAACGGCCAGTCTGAAGTCGCTGTCGGTGAATTTTGGTCACGCACGAGGGGACAATTCCCTGAATCTGACGAAGGTCATCGCCGATTCGATCTCGATTCGTGGCGGCCGGGGCAACGACTCGGTGAACATCGTCCAATCGACAGTCCGGAACAACCTTTCGGCGGAATTGGGCTTCCGCAGCGGTGACCTGCTGGATCTGGACCGGAGTACGGTTGAGGGGAATGTTCGGGATACGGTCAGCCAGCTCGTGATCGACCACTCGACAATCTCCGGGTCCCTGAATTCCCGTCAGTTTGGACGAAACAGTTCCTTCAAGACGATTGCCAGCACCTACGACGGTGCCGTGACGTTGCGAATGGGAGGTGACAGCGTCATCGGAATGTATGGGTCTCCCGAAGGGCCGAATCGATTTAACAGTTCACAAACAGTGATCGGTCTTCGGCGATATCAGACGACGATTTATCAGGCCACGAATTCGGTTGTGAACGCGGAATCACCACGATTGAGGAACGTGAACGTGACTCAATTGTCGGCAACGTTCACACCGCCGACGGTGACACCGCTGGCGGCCGCCACGAACACTCCCATCATCACCGGGACGTATGATTCCGTGAAGTCGCCCGTACTGACTGTGGCGGTCAACGGAAAGACGTACAAACTGGGGACCGATTCACAATTGACGTCTCCCTCCGCTGGCAAATGGTCATTGAATCTGTCGGGGGCTCCCCTGACGGCCAGAACGACGACCGTCACCGCAACCAGTTATGACGTGAATGGGAATAAGCTGTCGGGGACGGGGACGGTCACGAATGAACAGTTCATCATCGACAGCTATCTGACCGCGAACAACCTGACCGCCACAAGAACCGCTACTGGCCTGACCTATGTGATTACGACAGCCGGGGGGGGCGAAGTTCCGTCGAACGGTCAGACGGTGAAGGCTACTTACACCGGGTATGTGCTGAATTCGGATGGAACGCAGGGAACCCAGTTTGACTCCAACACGACGACCGGGTTCTCGTTTGTCCTCGGAGCGGGCACGGTGGTCAAAGGGTGGGACGAAGCGTTCAAGCGTTTGCCGGTGGGGACCTCCGCTCGACTGCTGATTCCGTCTTCCCTGGCCTATGGAACGGGCTCACGCACGAACATCCCGGCGAACAGTATTTTGATTTTCGACGTGACGCTGGTGTCAGCGGTGTAG